From Coturnix japonica isolate 7356 chromosome 1, Coturnix japonica 2.1, whole genome shotgun sequence, the proteins below share one genomic window:
- the LOC107312134 gene encoding calmodulin, striated muscle, producing the protein MAERLSEEQIAEFKEAFSLFDRDGDGCITTKELGTVMRMLGQNPTPEELQEMVGEVDADGSGTIDFPEFLSLMARKMRDSDSEEEIREAFRVFDKDGNGYISAAELRHVMTNLGEKLTDEEVDEMIKEADCNNDGQVNYEEFVRMMTEK; encoded by the coding sequence ATGGCCGAGCGGCTGTCGGAGGAGCAGATCGCTGAATTCAAAGaggctttttccctttttgatCGGGACGGCGATGGCTGCATCACCACAAAGGAGCTGGGCACCGTCATGCGCATGCTGGGGCAGAACCCCACCCccgaggagctgcaggagatggTGGGAGAGGTGGACGCGGATGGAAGCGGCACCATTGATTTCCCCGAGTTCCTGTCGTTGATGGCGAGGAAGATGAGGGACTCGGACAGCGAGGAGGAGATCCGTGAAGCTTTCCGGGTCTTTGATAAGGACGGCAATGGTTACATCAGCGCGGCGGAGCTACGGCACGTCATGACCAACCTGGGCGAGAAGCTGACGGATGAGGAGGTGGACGAAATGATCAAGGAGGCAGATTGCAACAATGACGGGCAGGTCAACTACGAGGAGTTTGTGAGGATGATGACGGAGAAGTGA